A part of Myxococcales bacterium genomic DNA contains:
- a CDS encoding thiolase family protein: MKKLSDEKIFFVAAKRNPFGTYLGSLEKLSATKLGVHASKAALTSAHLAPEHIEHVIFGNVLQTSKDALYLARHIGLECEIPNSVPALTVNRLCGSGFEAIIQGARLLSSKESQCVLVGGAENLSQSPHIIRGARKGLSLGQGKLEDSLWESLNDTYVNMPMAITAENLAIKYEISQDEVDEYSVLSQTRYAQALKEGKYSDEISPIECGSSKRPQILEHDEHPRPTTTLEALKKLPKVFKADGVIHAGAASGICDGAAALIMCRESFAMKHGLNPLGELINFGIAGCDPKIMGIGPVPAIKQCLEKSQLDLADMSMIEVNEAFAPQVLAVKKELKIDENKLNIHGGAIAIGHPLGASGARISAHLLHSLKTSSNALGLGSACIGGGQGIALLIQSFL; the protein is encoded by the coding sequence ATGAAGAAACTCAGTGATGAGAAAATATTTTTTGTAGCAGCCAAAAGAAATCCCTTTGGCACCTATCTCGGATCCTTAGAAAAGCTCAGCGCAACTAAACTTGGTGTGCATGCTTCAAAAGCCGCTCTGACGAGCGCACATTTAGCTCCTGAGCATATTGAACACGTTATCTTTGGCAACGTCTTACAAACTTCAAAAGATGCGCTTTATCTTGCACGGCACATTGGGCTTGAATGTGAAATTCCCAATTCGGTGCCAGCGCTCACTGTAAATCGTTTATGCGGATCAGGCTTTGAGGCCATCATTCAAGGGGCTCGCCTGCTTTCATCAAAAGAAAGCCAGTGTGTGTTGGTAGGAGGGGCAGAAAATCTAAGTCAATCTCCCCATATTATTCGAGGGGCTCGCAAAGGTTTGAGTTTGGGCCAGGGAAAACTGGAAGACAGTCTTTGGGAAAGTCTCAATGATACCTATGTCAACATGCCCATGGCCATTACAGCTGAAAATTTAGCGATCAAATACGAAATAAGCCAAGACGAGGTTGATGAGTATTCTGTCTTAAGCCAAACACGCTACGCTCAAGCTTTAAAAGAAGGTAAATATTCAGATGAAATAAGCCCCATTGAATGTGGTTCTTCCAAAAGACCACAGATACTTGAGCACGATGAACACCCTCGGCCCACCACAACTCTTGAAGCATTAAAAAAACTTCCTAAAGTTTTTAAAGCGGATGGAGTCATTCACGCTGGAGCTGCCTCAGGTATTTGCGATGGAGCAGCAGCCTTGATCATGTGCAGAGAATCATTTGCCATGAAACATGGCCTTAATCCTTTAGGAGAGCTGATCAATTTTGGCATAGCCGGCTGTGATCCAAAAATAATGGGAATTGGCCCTGTTCCAGCCATCAAGCAATGCCTAGAAAAGTCTCAACTAGACCTTGCAGATATGAGCATGATAGAAGTCAATGAAGCATTTGCTCCGCAGGTGCTCGCGGTAAAAAAAGAATTAAAAATTGACGAAAATAAACTGAATATTCATGGTGGAGCCATTGCGATTGGTCACCCTCTTGGCGCATCTGGCGCACGTATTAGCGCTCATTTACTTCACTCACTTAAAACGTCAAGCAATGCTTTAGGACTTGGCTCAGCCTGTATTGGCGGCGGTCAAGGCATAGCACTTCTGATACAATCTTTTCTATAG
- a CDS encoding ABC transporter substrate-binding protein has protein sequence MKKIFKNILLFIIPAVLAGITFGITTYFVFSPKPVKEYKTLHEITDYANTLPEQPPSDDNNWLDPYYVKFDESRLPAWPMRFLAWLKLGQSQPWSPQFLASQMIKLSLESKKLGREDGSKNIIHIKANGSVSAYIFGDVQGAFHSMVRNLNYLKKRGVINNELEIIEPKVFFVFNGDYIDRSAYNVDSLILMTILLEKNPERVIYLPGNHEYNGHWEDFGLKRELFIRGRALSHQEIPFKRQVLTFFKTLPQSVYISGEDDTAEVIRISFHPKSDLKYDESAISTDIVEHEKNVENIDLKNVKKSEKSIDVIASFQTENWRLHNRIKKGLGFLDQDHGASAWAVLSSPILVHKKYLDFHSDAFVRLDVGGKVSDASITLFHQDTRMMRGYEINSPLNVVTGKLALLNQSNEPRQVIKLASSMSLVQGVPTMGQMAKLGLNVAVNHANRTHENETPVYRLYIDNDNYIPQLARNNVESYLKMGIKYILFPVGTPTTLSYVDELQKNDALLLFPITGAEALRNNSYKNIINFRVGYMSEAIELVKHLKKEYGVVKFAFLYQNDSFGLPIFKTAVKELHKMGLNSVVPLPYTRGNISFDTQIKELQKTQPDALGFFCTAKAAREFIRQAGINVVANMKLFGISFAGELTIKNFAARNGIDILFAAVVPNPKTSALPIVVDYRETLDELDLPYDVYSLESYIMARLFIEVVENIGSQVTPQKVLQKLTSLKNYNFYGLNLSYNPKNQTLNEFMWLETKADEDWQRVSTTKMEYER, from the coding sequence GTGAAAAAAATTTTTAAAAATATATTATTGTTTATTATTCCAGCAGTTCTTGCAGGAATCACATTTGGAATTACAACGTATTTTGTATTTTCACCTAAACCAGTAAAAGAATATAAAACACTTCATGAAATAACTGACTATGCAAATACGCTGCCCGAGCAGCCTCCTTCCGATGATAATAATTGGTTGGATCCCTATTACGTTAAATTTGATGAAAGTCGATTGCCAGCTTGGCCCATGCGTTTTTTGGCGTGGCTTAAACTTGGGCAGTCGCAGCCTTGGAGCCCCCAATTTTTGGCATCCCAAATGATAAAGTTGAGTCTGGAAAGTAAAAAATTAGGCAGGGAAGATGGTAGTAAAAATATAATTCATATTAAGGCAAATGGTTCCGTATCAGCCTATATTTTTGGCGACGTTCAAGGTGCGTTTCACTCTATGGTGAGAAATCTAAATTATTTAAAGAAAAGAGGTGTGATAAATAATGAATTAGAAATCATAGAACCAAAAGTTTTCTTTGTATTTAATGGTGATTATATAGATAGATCGGCTTACAATGTAGATTCACTTATATTAATGACAATTCTTTTGGAAAAAAATCCTGAGCGCGTGATCTACCTCCCAGGCAATCACGAATACAATGGGCACTGGGAGGATTTTGGACTTAAAAGAGAATTATTTATTAGAGGCAGGGCGTTGTCGCATCAGGAAATACCTTTTAAAAGACAGGTTCTTACATTCTTTAAAACTCTTCCGCAGTCTGTGTATATAAGCGGCGAAGACGACACAGCCGAAGTTATCAGAATATCATTTCATCCAAAGAGTGATTTAAAATATGATGAAAGTGCTATTTCTACCGATATTGTTGAGCATGAAAAAAATGTCGAAAATATTGATTTAAAAAATGTGAAGAAATCTGAAAAAAGTATTGATGTAATTGCAAGTTTTCAGACTGAAAATTGGCGTCTTCATAATCGCATAAAAAAAGGATTAGGCTTTCTAGACCAGGATCATGGAGCTTCTGCTTGGGCTGTTTTGTCTTCACCAATATTGGTTCATAAAAAATATTTAGATTTTCATTCTGATGCTTTTGTTAGACTTGATGTCGGAGGGAAAGTGTCTGATGCGAGCATAACGCTCTTTCATCAAGATACAAGGATGATGCGAGGCTATGAGATTAACAGTCCGCTCAATGTTGTGACCGGGAAATTAGCTCTTTTAAATCAATCAAACGAGCCACGTCAGGTAATAAAGCTTGCATCGAGTATGTCGTTAGTCCAAGGAGTTCCAACTATGGGGCAGATGGCAAAACTAGGGCTTAATGTAGCTGTTAATCATGCTAATAGAACTCATGAAAATGAGACACCTGTATACAGGTTGTATATTGATAACGATAATTATATTCCGCAATTGGCTCGAAATAACGTCGAGTCATACTTAAAAATGGGGATAAAATACATACTATTTCCTGTAGGTACTCCAACAACGCTTTCTTATGTGGATGAATTACAAAAAAATGACGCACTTCTTCTTTTTCCTATCACGGGAGCAGAGGCTTTAAGAAACAATAGCTACAAAAATATTATAAATTTTAGAGTAGGTTATATGAGTGAAGCTATTGAATTGGTGAAGCATTTAAAAAAAGAATACGGGGTAGTTAAGTTTGCATTTTTATATCAGAACGATAGCTTTGGATTGCCAATTTTTAAAACAGCGGTCAAAGAACTCCATAAGATGGGGCTTAACTCTGTTGTGCCATTACCCTATACAAGGGGCAATATTAGTTTTGATACGCAGATAAAAGAACTACAAAAAACTCAGCCGGATGCTTTAGGATTTTTTTGTACAGCAAAAGCAGCGAGGGAGTTTATTCGCCAAGCGGGCATCAATGTTGTTGCCAATATGAAATTATTTGGAATTTCTTTTGCGGGTGAATTAACGATAAAGAATTTTGCGGCTCGTAATGGAATTGATATTCTTTTTGCCGCTGTTGTTCCAAATCCAAAAACAAGTGCTTTACCTATTGTTGTAGATTACCGTGAGACTCTTGACGAACTTGATTTACCCTACGATGTCTACTCCTTGGAAAGCTATATAATGGCTCGACTTTTTATTGAAGTAGTTGAAAACATCGGTAGTCAAGTTACTCCGCAAAAAGTGTTACAAAAACTAACTTCTTTGAAAAACTACAATTTCTATGGACTAAATCTCAGTTATAATCCTAAAAATCAAACTTTAAATGAGTTTATGTGGCTCGAGACAAAAGCAGATGAAGACTGGCAGCGAGTGTCGACAACAAAAATGGAATATGAACGATGA
- the moaC gene encoding cyclic pyranopterin monophosphate synthase MoaC, which translates to MNENIFSHIVDDQAGMVDISNKRTTLRQAQARGRVKIPAKLREQLSKSSQVNQKGPVFQTAILAGTMAVKNTAQLIPLCHNISLSSIKFDISLKDCVIEINCFVKTQANTGVEMEALTGVSVAALTIFDMCKSISSEIVIEDIHVVKKTGGKHDYTAKT; encoded by the coding sequence ATGAATGAAAACATATTCTCCCATATTGTCGACGATCAAGCAGGAATGGTCGATATCAGCAATAAAAGAACGACTCTACGTCAAGCTCAAGCACGTGGGCGTGTAAAAATTCCTGCTAAGCTTAGAGAGCAATTGTCCAAAAGTTCTCAGGTTAATCAAAAAGGTCCGGTTTTTCAGACCGCCATTTTGGCTGGCACCATGGCCGTAAAAAATACGGCTCAGCTTATTCCCTTATGTCATAACATCAGTTTGAGCAGCATTAAGTTTGATATTTCTTTAAAAGATTGTGTCATTGAAATTAATTGTTTCGTAAAAACACAGGCCAATACCGGTGTGGAAATGGAAGCCCTCACAGGGGTGAGTGTTGCAGCGCTCACTATCTTTGACATGTGTAAATCCATTTCTTCGGAAATAGTCATAGAGGACATCCATGTTGTTAAAAAGACGGGAGGAAAGCATGACTACACTGCCAAAACTTAA
- a CDS encoding NTP transferase domain-containing protein produces the protein MTTLPKLKGLVLGGGKSSRMKEPKAWINYSGLPQWKRCEEILSLVCDEVFFSTSPLLTKPIDVDNERLIEDIFVKPCGPLGGIISAFYAMPNNAFFVLACDMPKFNENAVQFLLSRRSLEHLATVFVNQQENIEPLCGIYEPAIFPHLLKMWSQKKNCPRKILSCLDVKRIAPQDFSWLKNINFPHEIESDDSKKKLRLNFYASLRESMGCSSMEFHSQASNVAELFSEISRIYNLSLNDTAVRFAKNNALVDARCAIHDGDSIIFIPPVSGG, from the coding sequence ATGACTACACTGCCAAAACTTAAGGGGCTTGTTTTAGGAGGCGGTAAGAGTTCGCGTATGAAAGAGCCAAAAGCCTGGATAAATTATAGCGGCCTTCCACAATGGAAAAGATGTGAAGAAATTTTATCATTGGTATGTGATGAAGTGTTTTTTTCCACTTCGCCTTTATTAACTAAGCCGATAGATGTCGATAATGAGCGCTTAATAGAGGATATTTTTGTAAAGCCATGCGGTCCCTTGGGAGGAATAATTTCGGCCTTTTATGCCATGCCAAATAATGCATTTTTTGTGTTGGCTTGCGATATGCCTAAATTTAACGAGAATGCTGTTCAGTTTTTACTTTCCAGGCGCTCTTTAGAGCATTTGGCGACGGTGTTTGTTAATCAACAAGAAAACATTGAGCCATTATGTGGTATCTATGAACCTGCCATTTTTCCACATCTGCTAAAAATGTGGAGTCAGAAGAAAAATTGCCCCAGAAAGATTCTATCGTGTCTCGACGTAAAGCGTATTGCTCCTCAAGATTTTTCTTGGCTAAAAAATATTAATTTTCCACATGAGATTGAATCAGACGATTCTAAAAAAAAGCTTAGGCTTAACTTTTATGCAAGCCTAAGAGAGAGCATGGGGTGCTCTAGCATGGAGTTTCATAGTCAAGCATCAAATGTGGCAGAATTATTTAGTGAAATCTCGCGTATCTATAATCTTTCTCTCAATGATACCGCCGTGCGTTTTGCCAAAAATAACGCATTGGTCGATGCGCGATGTGCGATACACGATGGAGACAGTATTATTTTTATTCCTCCTGTCTCGGGTGGATGA
- a CDS encoding DUF2141 domain-containing protein, whose protein sequence is MKKGYLMSLKEKILIAVIGLAGFFVNAQNTNDAQLQKLEVPKKASSTQSQTVATTNTQTTSKNSNTSMNAAEAFKFELEKLLGQAVRDKQGKVLHVIENQSQTHSKEHYVMVRVKNFKIRKNEKGRIRVVLWDGPENYGKENMKPFRSSSYWAKEAPNGEMIFKIGGLEIGKQYAFFAHFDKSNNGKVNRLFGIPTEPYIFSNNKNQGKGPGLTREGLSPPKYENTLVTYTTPGQEIEMSF, encoded by the coding sequence ATGAAAAAAGGATATCTGATGAGTTTAAAAGAAAAAATATTGATAGCAGTAATTGGATTGGCAGGTTTTTTTGTTAACGCTCAAAATACCAATGATGCCCAACTTCAAAAGCTAGAGGTTCCCAAAAAAGCTTCCTCTACCCAATCTCAAACTGTGGCTACAACAAACACTCAAACTACTTCTAAAAATTCTAATACATCTATGAATGCTGCTGAGGCTTTTAAATTTGAGTTAGAAAAATTGTTAGGCCAAGCTGTGCGCGACAAGCAGGGGAAAGTGCTTCATGTGATAGAAAACCAAAGCCAGACGCATTCCAAAGAGCACTATGTGATGGTGCGAGTGAAAAATTTTAAGATCAGAAAGAACGAAAAGGGACGCATTCGCGTGGTGCTTTGGGATGGTCCTGAAAATTATGGAAAAGAGAATATGAAGCCTTTTCGTTCGTCTTCTTATTGGGCCAAAGAAGCGCCTAATGGTGAGATGATTTTTAAAATTGGTGGGCTAGAGATTGGTAAACAGTATGCTTTTTTTGCTCACTTCGATAAAAGCAACAATGGAAAAGTAAACAGACTTTTTGGTATTCCAACTGAACCATATATTTTTAGCAATAATAAAAACCAAGGCAAAGGACCTGGCCTTACTCGCGAGGGGCTTTCTCCACCAAAATATGAAAATACTTTGGTGACATACACAACGCCTGGGCAAGAGATCGAGATGAGTTTTTGA